A genomic region of Papaver somniferum cultivar HN1 chromosome 7, ASM357369v1, whole genome shotgun sequence contains the following coding sequences:
- the LOC113299549 gene encoding probable acyl-activating enzyme 6 produces MELLKPSPANSSPLTPLGFLERSATVYGDSTSIIYNNKTYTWNQTNSRCLQLASSLKSIMGIQRGDVISVLSPNLPAMYELHFAVPMSGAILNNINTRLDARTISVILRHSESKLVFVDILSHSVILEAFSLFPSEIKPPKLILITDDDETEDLSSSVDLDLTYEGLLQKGDSDFKWVRPESEWDPMVLNYTSGTTSAPKGVVHSHRGLFIMTVDSLIDWSVPKQPVFLWTLAMFHANGWCYPWGMAAVGGTNICLRKFDAKSVYSLIRQHNVTHMCGAPVVLNMLANEPGKEPLPNPVQILTAGAPPPAPVLFRTESLGFVVSHGYGLTETAGLVVSCAWKSKWNKLPATERARLKARQGVRTIGMAEIDVLDPESGLRVKQDGLSLGEIVLRGGSILLGYFKDPIGTSKSLRGDGWFYTGDVGVMHSDGYLEIKDRSKDVIISGGENLSSVEVESILYSHPAVNEAAVVARPDEFWGETPCAFVSLKPESDRPSQKDIMEFCRAKMPHYMVPKTVVFEESLPKTATGKIQKFVLRDKAKAMGSARVASRI; encoded by the coding sequence ATGGAGTTACTGAAACCAAGTCCAGCAAATTCATCACCACTAACCCCACTAGGATTTCTAGAGAGATCAGCAACAGTAtatggtgattctacatcaatcATCTACAACAACAAAACTTACACATGGAATCAAACAAACAGTAGATGCCTTCAACTCGCATCATCTTTGAAATCAATCATGGGTATTCAACGCGGAGATGTTATTTCAGTTTTATCACCAAATCTTCCTGCCATGTATGAGCTTCATTTTGCTGTGCCAATGAGTGGGGCTATATTAAACAACATCAACACACGTCTTGACGCACGTACTATTTCGGTAATCCTTCGTCACAGCGAATCCAAACTTGTATTTGTTGATATATTGTCTCACTCAGTAATTCTAGAAgctttttctttgtttccatCTGAAATCAAACCTCCTAAGCTCATCCTTATCacggatgatgatgaaactgaggATTTATCATCATCCGTTGATCTTGATCTTACTTATGAGGGTTTATTACAGAAAGGTGATTCGGATTTTAAGTGGGTTCGACCGGAAAGTGAGTGGGATCCGATGGTGTTGAACTATACTTCAGGGACAACATCAGCTCCGAAAGGTGTAGTTCATTCACATCGTGGTCTTTTCATTATGACCGTTGATTCTTTAATCGATTGGTCTGTACCGAAACAACCTGTATTTTTGTGGACTTTAGCAATGTTCCATGCGAATGGATGGTGTTACCCATGGGGTATGGCTGCAGTTGGTGGTACTAATATTTGTCTTCGTAAATTTGATGCCAAGTCAGTTTATAGTTTGATCCGTCAGCATAATGTAACTCATATGTGTGGTGCACCAGTTGTGCTCAACATGTTAGCAAATGAGCCGGGTAAAGAACCATTACCGAACCCTGTTCAAATTCTAACAGCTGGTGCACCGCCACCTGCGCCCGTTCTCTTTCGAACCGAATCGTTGGGGTTCGTAGTCAGTCACGGTTACGGGTTAACTGAAACTGCAGGGCTTGTGGTGTCTTGTGCATGGAAATCTAAGTGGAACAAGTTACCAGCAACAGAAAGGGCTAGGCTGAAAGCAAGACAAGGAGTGAGAACAATTGgaatggctgaaattgatgtgTTGGATCCGGAATCGGGTTTACGTGTAAAACAGGATGGATTATCCCTGGGTGAGATCGTTTTGCGAGGTGGGTCGATTTTGTTGGGTTATTTCAAGGATCCAATAGGTACCAGTAAGAGTTTGAGAGGAGATGGTTGGTTTTACACGGGTGATGTGGGTGTAATGCATTCTGATGGTTACTTGGAGATAAAAGACAGGTCAAAAGATGTGATTATAAGTGGTGGGGAGAATTTGAGTAGTGTGGAGGTTGAATCTATTTTATATTCGCACCCAGCTGTCAATGAAGCTGCCGTGGTAGCTCGGCCAGATGAGTTTTGGGGCGAAACACCTTGTGCTTTTGTTAGTTTGAAACCGGAGTCGGATCGGCCATCGCAAAAGGATATTATGGAGTTTTGTAGAGCAAAAATGCCTCACTATATGGTGCCTAAAACTGTTGTATTTGAAGAATCTCTTCCCAAAACAGCTACAGGAAAAATCCAGAAATTTGTGCTTAGGGATAAAGCCAAAGCCATGGGTTCAGCTAGAGTAGCGAGTCGAATTTAA
- the LOC113299550 gene encoding glutamine synthetase cytosolic isozyme-like, translating into MAGALINDLINLDLTPVTDSIIAEYIWIGGSGTDMRSKARTLRGPITDPKQLPRWNYDGSSTGQAPGEDSEVILYPQAIFKDPFRRGNNILVICDAYTPAGEPIPTNKRFSAAQIFSHTDVEKEVPWYGLEQEYTLLQKDINWPLGWPVGGFPGPQGPYYCSTGADKAFGREVVDAHYKACLYAGINISGINGEVMPGQWEFQVGPSVGISAGDELWAARYILERITELAGVVLSLDPKPIKGDWNGAGCHTNYSTATMREEGGYEVIKSAIEKLGLRHKEHIAAYGEGNERRLTGHHETADMNTFSWGVANRGCSVRVGRDTEKDGKGYFEDRRPASNMDPYVVTSMVAETTILWKP; encoded by the exons ATGGCTGGTGCTCTCATCAATGATCTCATCAACTTGGACCTCACTCCTGTTACCGATAGCATAATTGCTGAATACATATG GATTGGTGGTTCAGGCACTGATATGAGAAGCAAAGCAAGA ACTCTACGGGGACCAATTACTGATCCAAAACAGCTTCCAAGATGGAACTACGACGGTTCCAGTACCGGTCAAGCTCCCGGAGAAGACAGTGAAGTCATCCTATA TCCTCAAGCTATATTCAAGGATCCATTCAGAAGAGGAAACAATATTCTG GTTATCTGTGATGCTTATACTCCAGCTGGCGAACCTATTCCAACCAACAAGCGATTTAGTGCCGCTCAGATTTTCAGTCATACTGACGTGGAAAAAGAAGTTCCATG gtatggCCTTGAGCAGGAATACACTCTCCTACAGAAGGACATCAACTGGCCACTGGGTTGGCCAGTGGGTGGCTTCCCCGGTCCACAG GGACCATACTATTGCAGTACTGGAGCTGATAAGGCATTTGGTAGAGAGGTAGTTGATGCTCATTACAAAGCATGTCTTTATGCGGGTATTAACATCAGTGGTATCAATGGTGAAGTTATGCCTGGACAGTGGGAGTTCCAAGTTGGTCCATCTGTTGGCATTTCTGCTGGTGATGAGCTATGGGCAGCTCGTTACATTCTTGAG AGGATTACTGAACTTGCTGGGGTTGTTCTCTCACTAGACCCTAAGCCAATTAAG GGTGACTGGAATGGTGCTGGTTGTCACACAAACTACAG CACGGCCACCATGAGAGAAGAAGGTGGTTATGAGGTGATCAAGTCTGCAATTGAGAAACTCGGTTTAAGACACAAGGAGCATATTGCTGCCTACGGGGAAGGCAATGAAAGAAGGTTGACCGGTCACCACGAGACCGCCGACATGAATACCTTCTCATGG GGTGTGGCAAACAGGGGTTGCTCTGTCCGTGTTGGACGTGACACTGAAAAAGATGGCAAAG GTTACTTCGAAGACAGGAGGCCAGCCTCGAACATGGACCCATATGTGGTGACTTCCATGGTTGCCGAAACTACCATCCTATGGAAGCCATAG